The proteins below are encoded in one region of Mangifera indica cultivar Alphonso chromosome 7, CATAS_Mindica_2.1, whole genome shotgun sequence:
- the LOC123221263 gene encoding LOW QUALITY PROTEIN: serine hydroxymethyltransferase 4-like (The sequence of the model RefSeq protein was modified relative to this genomic sequence to represent the inferred CDS: inserted 1 base in 1 codon), with protein MDPVTVWGNSSLESVDPEIHDLIEKEKRRQCRGIELIASENFTSFAVIEALGSALTNKYSEGMPGNRYYGGNEYIDEIENLCRSRALQAFRLDPTKWGVNVQPYSGXPANFAAYTAVLQPHDRIMGLDLPSGGHLTHGYYTSGGKKISATSIYFESLPYKVNSTTGYIDYEKLEEKALDFRPKLIICGGSAYPRDWDYAKFRAVADKVGALLLCDMAHISGLVAAEEAASPFEYCDIVTTTSHKSLRGPRAGMIFYKKGPKPPKKGQPEDAVYDFEDKINFAVFPSLQGGPHNHQIGALAVALKQVMTPGFKAYAKQVRANAVAIGNYLMGKRYKLVTGGTENHLVLWDLRPLGLTGNKVEKVCELCNITVNKNAVFGDSSALSPGGVRIGTPAMTSRGLVEKDFEQIGEFLHRAVTITLNIQKQYGKLLKDFNKGLVNNKDIEELKADVEKFSGSFDMPGFQMSEMKYKD; from the exons ATGGATCCAGTGACAGTGTGGGGAAACTCATCCTTGGAGAGCGTGGATCCAGAAATCCACGACCTCATCGAGAAAGAGAAGCGCCGCCAATGCCGTGGGATCGAACTCATTGCTTCTGAAAACTTCACCTCCTTCGCCGTCATTGAAGCACTCGGAAGCGCCCTTACCAACAAGTACTCCGAAGGCATGCCTGGAAACCGTTACTATGGCGGCAACGAGTACATAGACGAGATCGAAAATCTCTGCAGGTCCCGAGCTTTACAGGCCTTCAGATTGGACCCCACCAAATGGGGCGTCAACGTTCAGCCTTACTCCG TCCCGGCAAATTTCGCTGCCTACACCGCCGTTCTCCAGCCGCATGATCGTATCATGGGGCTGGATCTTCCCTCGGGTGGTCACTTGACTCACGGGTATTACACTTCTGGAGGGAAGAAGATTTCTGCTACTTCAATTTACTTTGAGAGTTTGCCTTATAAGGTGAATTCGACTACTGGTTATATTGATTACGAGAAGTTAGAGGAGAAGGCTTTGGATTTTAGGCCAAAGTTGATTATTTGTGGTGGAAGCGCGTATCCTCGGGACTGGGATTATGCGAAATTTAGAGCTGTTGCCGATAAGGTTGGCGCGCTTTTGCTTTGTGATATGGCTCACATCAGTGGCCTTGTTGCTGCTGAG GAAGCTGCAAGCCCTTTTGAGTACTGTGACATAGTGACAACCACAAGTCACAAGAGCCTGAGAGGGCCGAGGGCTGGTATGATCTTTTACAAGAAAGGTCCTAAACCGCCCAAGAAGGGCCAGCCAGAAGATGCAGTTTATGACTTCGAAGACAAGATCAACTTTGCTGTCTTCCCTTCTCTTCAAGGTGGTCCTCACAATCACCAGATTGGTGCTTTGGCTGTTGCCTTGAAGCAAGTCATGACCCCTGGCTTCAAGGCCTATGCTAAGCAAGTGAGAGCCAATGCGGTTGCTATTGGTAACTACCTGATGGGCAAGCGCTACAAGCTTGTTACTGGTGGAACTGAGAACCACCTTGTTTTGTGGGATCTTCGTCCTCTTGGATTAACTG GCAATAAGGTTGAGAAGGTGTGTGAGCTGTGCAACATTACTGTAAACAAGAATGCGGTGTTTGGTGACAGCAGTGCTTTGTCTCCTGGAGGTGTGAGAATTG GTACTCCTGCAATGACCTCAAGGGGTTTGGTGGAGAAGGACTTCGAGCAGATAGGAGAGTTCCTACACCGTGCTGTGACCATCACCTTGAACATCCAGAAACAATATGGAAAGCTACTCAAGGACTTCAACAAGGGTCTAGTGAATAACAAGGATATTGAGGAGCTCAAGGCTGATGTTGAGAAGTTTTCAGGCTCATTTGACATGCCTGGCTTCCAAATGTCGGAGATGAAATACAAAGATTAG